Part of the Candidatus Polarisedimenticolaceae bacterium genome, CGGCTGGACCGTGCGCCAGCTCCAGCGGCAGATCGACTCCCAGTACTACGAGCGCGCGGCGCTTTCGAAGAACAAGGAGGCGATCCTCTCGCGGCCGGCGCCGCCCGACTCGCCGCCCACCCACGCGGCCGACGAGATCCGCGACCCGCTCGTGCTGGAGTTCCTCGGGCTGAAGGACGAGTACTCCGAGTCCGACCTCGAGGAGGCGCTGATCCGCCACCTCGAGGAGTTCCTCCTCGAGCTCGGCGGCGACTTCGCCTTCGTCGCGCGGCAGCGGCGGCTGCGGGTGGGGGACGCCTGGTTCCGGATCGACCTGCTGTTCTTCCACCGGCGCCTGCGCTGTCTCGTCGTCATCGATCTCAAGCAGGGGGAGTTCACAGCATCCGACGCCGGGCAGATGAATCTCTACCTCGCCTATGCCCGCGAGCACTGGACCCACCCCGACGAGAACCCCCCGGTGGGGCTGGTCCTCGCCTCCGCCAAGGACGAAGCGGTCGCGCGTTACGCGCTCGACGGGCTCGAGGACGCGATCCTCGCGAGGGAGTACCGGCTGGCGCTCCCCGACGAGGAGACGCTGGCGGAGGAGATCGCGAAGGCGAGGCGGAGGGTGGAGGGGCGAGCCGCCTCGCCAATGTGACGGATATCACGGACTCCGCCCGCCCCACCCCCTTACGATGGGGGTACCCGATCGCCAGCGTCGACGACCGTGGTTTCGGGGGCCCCGCCATGCGTACCACCTCAAGTCGCAGCTTCGTCTCGACGTTCCTCCTCCTCGCGTCGGTCGTCGCGGTACCGGCGGCCGCCGGCCCGCGGATTCCCTCCCGTTTCGTCCCCGGGGACGCCGCGGTCTCCCCGGCGGTGCGAAACCAGGTGACGCCGTTCCTCTCCCGCGGCGGGAGCACGGTCCTCGCGCTGTGGTCCGACGATCGCGCGAACGACACCGGGGCCTACGAGGGGGAGACCTCGTGGGACATCTACGGGATGCGGTTCGACGCGTCGGGGAACGCGCTCGACGCGCTGCCGATTCCGATCGCAACGGGGCCGGCGTCCCAGCGCAGCCCCCGGGCGGCGTGGAACGGCACGAATTGGCTCGTGGTCTTCGAGAGCGTCGACTTCGGCGGGACCGGCTACTACCAGGCCTCCCTCGAGGCGCTGCGCGTGGCCCCCGACGGCCGGGTGATCGATCCGAAGCCGATCAAGATCTACAACGACACCCCGGTGGGCTCCACCTGGGCGGTCGCGTCCGACGGCGCGGGATGGGTCGTCGTCAACCAGGGGACCTCCGTCACGAGCGACCTCGTCGGCTCCCGGATCTCCGCGGACGGGGTGCTGCTCGACCCGGGGCCGCGCAGCCTCGTGAAGGCGACGTATTACCTGCGCGGCAACGTCCGGCTCGAGTTCGCCGGCGGGGTCTTCCTGCTGACCTACGAGGAGTCGATGACGGGGTACGACCCGACGAACGCGATCCGGTTCGATGCCGGGCTCAACCTGCTGGATGGAGCGCCGTTCGGGCTCGCCCCCGCCCCTCTCTCCCGGCTTGCCTCGAACGGGAGCGGCTTCTACGCGGTGTGGAACGAGCAGCTCCCGGACTACACGATGGCGGTGAAGGGGACCCGGATCGGAACGAGCGGCCAGAAGCTCGACGGCGCCGGGGTGAACGTCTCCGGGCCGAACCCGCCGGCGGCCTACACCACGACGAGCGTGACGTGGGACGGCTCCAACTGGAGGGTCACCTGGGGAGCCGCGGACGCCACGCGCGTCGCGCGCGTGAGCGGCTCGGGGCAGGTCCTGGATCCCGGCGGCGTGGCGGCGCCCGGCCCGAAGTCGGGGATCTCGGCGAGCGCCGGCAACGGGACGGTGCAGCTGGCGTGGTCGGAGTTCGCGAACGGCAACGAAGACACCTATTCGGCCCACGTGGATTCGGGGAACGCCGCAGGCCCGAACCGGACGCTCTCCGCCGGCGCCCCCACGCAGATGCGGGTCGACGTCGCGACGAACGGCAACGGCTTCATGATGGTCTACCGATCGAGCTCCGCATCGCGGAACCGCGTCCTGGCTCAGCCCCTCGACGCGAACGGCAACC contains:
- a CDS encoding PDDEXK nuclease domain-containing protein, with the translated sequence MKRVPTGLYGDLVEDLSGLLESARRAAARSVNTVMTATYWEVGRRIVEYEQRGKDRAEYGAELLKRLSDDLTRQFGRGFSLRNLQQIRAFYATYAAAGISQTVSAKFSQRFPLPWSHYVRLLRLDNPLARQFYEAEALRGGWTVRQLQRQIDSQYYERAALSKNKEAILSRPAPPDSPPTHAADEIRDPLVLEFLGLKDEYSESDLEEALIRHLEEFLLELGGDFAFVARQRRLRVGDAWFRIDLLFFHRRLRCLVVIDLKQGEFTASDAGQMNLYLAYAREHWTHPDENPPVGLVLASAKDEAVARYALDGLEDAILAREYRLALPDEETLAEEIAKARRRVEGRAASPM